The genomic stretch CCCGACGGATCGTTCCGGTGGACGACCTACACCACCGACAACCCCTGCGGCATGACGGCGCGAGCAATCCCCGCCCTGCTCGGCAGACCCTACCCGGTCCTCCCCGGACAGACCCCATCCGACCTGTCGGCACCAGAGACATCGGTTCCGGCGGCATCAGAGACCACACAGACAGCAACAACCGTGACAACCACCCAAATACCAGCCGAATGGCAGGCCGTTACCATCACCGATGACTTCGGCGATCAGGTCACCATCGAGCAGATGCCGATGCGTATCGTCTCCCTTGCTCCGGCCAACACCGAGATCCTGTATGCTCTGGATCTCGGCGAGCAGATCGTCGGCGTGACCGACTACTGCAACTATCCGGCTGAGGCGAAAGAGAAGCCAAAGGTCGGCGGGTATTCAACCGTGAACATCGAGCGCGTGGTGGCGGCGAAACCCGATCTCGTCGTCGCCGCCTTCGGTAACACCGAAGAGGTCGTCGACCACCTCAGAAACCTCGGCCTGACCGTGATATCGCTGAACCCGGATTCAGTGGAGGGGACGCTCCATGACATCAGGCTCGTCGGTGAGGCGACCGGCAGGACGGCGGAGGCGGAGCACCTGGCAGCGTCGATGGAGGAGCGGATCGGTGCGGTGACCAAAAAAACCCGGACCGTGAGCGATCCGCCGACGGTCGTCCACGCCGTCTGGTACGACCCCATCTGGGTGAGCGGGAACGCCACCTTCCAGGACGAACTGATCCATCTCGCCGGCGGCACCAACGCCTTCCCGGACGTTGACGGCTGGCAGATCGTCACCATGGAGCGCTTCATCACCACCGACCCGGACGTGATCATCGTCAACTCCGGGACCGGAATGGGCGAGGGGGGCACCGACCTCATCTACCACTACTTCATGGAGGAACCGCGCTTCAAGAACCTGAAGGCGATAAAAAACGATCGGGTCTATGTCATCGAGTCTGACCTGATCGACCGGGGCGGGCCGCGCCTGGTCGACGCCCTGGAAGAGGTGGCGGCCGACATCCATCCCGACCTCTTCGGGGCGAAGGCGGCACCGACGACAGGCACACCGCAGACTCCCGGTTTCGGAATAGGAGCGGCCTTCACCGCTCTTGCAGGCGCCGTCATCCTGTTGAGGAGAACCTGATGAGGCGAACAGCGGGGATCGTCCTCCTTCTCCTCTCCGTCATGGCGGCAGGCGCCGGTGCAGCGCCATGGACCACAGCGTGGCAGAAAGGAACGGCGGAGGCGGCAATCGACGTCGCCCTCTCCGGGGACGGCAGAACCGTTGCCGTCCTCAACGGACCAGCCCTGACGCTCTATGATGCCACCGGCAGTCTGCTCTGGGAGGCACCGGCATCCCATGCCGGATCGGTGGATATCAGCACGGACGGGTCCCTCATCGTAGCAGGGGGAGAGAACCTGCGGGCATATCACCGGGACGGAGAGATTGCGTTCAGGCACGACACCGGTTTTTTCGCCCTGGGAAGCGGCATCTCACCGGACGGTTCAACAATCGCCGCCGGTTTTGACAACTCCAGCCTGATGATATTCCGTCAGGACAGCAACGGATCCTTTGAAGCCGCCCATATCCTCACCACGCCTGCCGACGTGACCACACTCGACCTGGCAATGAATGGTTCCCACATCGTCACCGGTGACAGGGAAGGGTTCATCCGGTATTATACCGGTGAAGGCCGTCTTCTGTGGTCCTATAAAACCGGGAGCGACCTGCTCAGCCTTGTCATCACCGACGACGGGAGCAGGATCATCGCAGGCATGGACCATGGTGTGGTCGGTCTGCTCACCGCCAACGGCAGGGAGGCATGGAAACAGACGGCAGGCGACCGGATGCCCGCCGTGGCAATCGCCGGAGACGGAACGGTCGCCGCAATCGGTGCAGACGGGATCACCGTGCACTCGATCTCGGAAGACACGGAGGAGTCCGTCGGAACAACGGGTGTCACCGCCCTCTCCCTCTCCGCCGATGGATCGGGCATGGCAGCCGCATTCGAGAACAGGAGCGTTGCTCTCGTCACCATCGGAGAGGAGAGCACACCTGCCGTCACCACACCGCAGGGGAGGACAGAGACCACTCCGTCAACCCCTCCCAGGACAGAGACAGACGCCATACCGCCGACAGATGCCGCACCCTCACCCGCACTCATCGTTGCCGCACTCGGCGGCGCGGTGCTGCTGGCCCTCAAACGGCGATAATATCACCTGAACAGGCGTGCCAACAGCGGGAGCCCGACCACCACTGCATCTGCCGGGCAGCGCTCCTGACACCTGAGGCACCGGATGCACTCCGCCACCCGGATGCGGGGAAGGGCTGAAGCCTTCATACGGATTGCACCGGTCGGGCAGAGATCTGCACACACCCCGCATCCGGTGCACCGCTCCGCATCAATCAGCGGACGGGCGGCGAGCGTCCGGTCGGCAAGGCGGACTGCAAGAGAGGGGCCCTTTTCCCTCCCTGCCGGGTGCACCACACCATCACCCGGAGAAAATCCGGGTGGAGGCGTCCCGAACACCCGTATCTCCGAGAGACTCCCCGGACCCTCTCCCCGCCCGTAGGCGCGGCCGATGGTGGGGACGGAGAGGGGATCCAATCCAACCGCCGCCGCGGCGGTATAGTCCAGCACGGTGGAACTCGTTGAGGCCATGATGAAACCGGGACCGTCTGGACCCCGGATCCCGGCGATGCCCTCCATGATCGACAGGGACGGGGGGACGGTCGCATGGACGTCCAGAAGGAGGTCGGCATACAGGGCAGGATCGCTGCAGACATGACGGCGATAGGCGATCCGCGCCGCACGCGGCATGTAATGGCAGAGGAAGGAGACCGCACCTGAATACCCGTTGAGACAGGTGGACTTCAGTGTCGGGAGGCAGATCACCGCATCTGCGTCGAGCACTTCTCGTGCCACCATCAACCGCCGGAAGGTGAGGGCGCCCGGCGCCGGGATCATCTCCGTGTCATCGTCCAGACAGACAGATTCACACCCGCACTCATCGATCACATCCTGAATTCCGGTTTTTGCGAGCAGGCGCCGAAGGGTTCCAGCGCCGCCGTCCGGCGAATATCCAATCACCGGCGCACCCCCGGCACCCTCCACCGCCTCCACAACCGCCCGCACCACCCGGGAATGGGTGCCGGTGAGATCAGGGATGACGATTGTCCGCATTCCAGGTTTCACCACTGCCCCGATACCGCCAATCGGATGTAAAGACGCCCCAATAGAAAGAGAGACGTCATCCACCCCATATGATGGGCATCCTACGATTGAGACAGCGTTATGCATATACTGCACGCAATACACCATAAAAATATAAAACGATGATCATATATTCGGAGTGATCACTATCTTGATATTTTTCCACGATGATTCCAACGTGGTGCATTCATGGATATCCTGACACTCGTGTTGATTGCCGTCATCGTTATCGTGGTGCTGGCGCTGATCGGCTGGATCGTTTCCATATATAACCGCTTCATGAGCCTGAAAAATTCTGCCGAGGCCACCATCGGGCAGATCCGGGTCGCAATGAAGAAACGTCTCGACCAGATCGAGCAGCTCCTGGGTGCGGTGCGGAGCTATGCCGCCTTTGAGAAGGAGACCCTGACACAGGTCACCGAGATGCGTGCGAACGTCGCAAAAGCAGGCCCGGGCGACCTGAACGAGGTCGAACGGCAGTCCCGCTCCATCTTCGGCAGGTTGCTGGCGGTGGCCGAGGCCTACCCCGACCTCAAGACGCAGGCCACGGTCTCGGACCTGATGTCTTCGATCAAGAGTATCGAGGACGAGATCGCCCGCCAGCGCTACACCTACAACAACATCGCCCAGCAGCTGAACACCATGACCGAGACCATCCCCTCAAACATCGTCGCATCCCTGATCCACATGCAGAAACTCGACTATCTGGAGTTTGAGGAAGAGATCCAGCGGGCGCCGAAGATCGAGTTCTGAGGTGTGATGCAGTGAGTGAAAACCGGCAGATCGCTACGGTCATAGCCGTCACCCTGTTTTTCGGGCTGATCGCCATTCTGGCGACCTTCGCCCTCCCCACCCTCTTCGAGGGCGACCTTGTCGTCGATACGTATGAGGCGGTCTGGTACGAGAACGGCACCCTGCTCGAACACTATGTCTATGAGGTGAAGACACCGGGCGAATACCGGATGCTCTTCCGCTACTTCGACGACCCCCTCACCTTCACGTCGGTCTCCTATCCACATATCCGTTACCTGGATATGACGGCGCCGCCGGGAATGATCGGGTATGCAAAGGACAGCACAGGAGGTATTTCGGTCTCAGGCGACGCAACAGAGGCAGAACGATCGTTTATCATGGACCGGGCGTTTGCCAGCGAGGTGGGCATCTACAACCCCGCCTATTTCGATGCCGGCACCTATTCCGTCGATTACCGCTTCGAGGTCGCACCACCGGTAGAGTACGACGAAACCGCCACCCACATCAACCTCAAACTCGTCAGGGAGCATATCCCCTACCGCTCCCTCTCGATCACCCTCCCTGACTGGGGGGCGATCGAAGAGGTCTATGCCTATCCGCCTGACCTCTCGGTCGAACGGGAGGGAGGGACCGTTCGCCTGAGCGGGGCGGCGGCGGCTGACGATACGGTTGCCGTCGAACTCCTCCTCCCGGCCGGCGCATGGGAGAGCATCCCCGGTTTCCCGTCTCCGGTTGAGGACGTGCGCGGCCGGACCGCGGCCGGGGCCTTCTGGTATACCCTGCCCTATACGGCGGCATCCCTCCTCCATGCCCTCGCCGCCCTCCTCGCCCTCGCCATGCCATTTGTGCTCTTTGCCGTCTACCGGCGATGGGGCGTTGAAAAAGGGTTTACCGTGCCCGAATACCT from Methanofollis fontis encodes the following:
- a CDS encoding helical backbone metal receptor is translated as MTLKPTIQPILIFLLCIACVTVATAYPYDRGDPAIKSGLDYIRSCQHDDGGFAEAGRGTNPGTSWFAVMAIVAAGEDPHDWAVNGTSAIDYWKYSDDTVNPDGTAELGKMVTVISAAGENPHDFGGYDYLTTLRGRMNPNGQFGDFIYTTYWGILGLVSAGEDVALSVSWLKDQQNDDGGYGWMPGAESDSDDTAAVVMALVAAGVPKTDPSVTGALDYLRAHQMEDGGFNYGGSSSSNAASAGWVIQAIVAAGEDPSGWSKNGYDVVSALADLQQPDGSFRWTTYTTDNPCGMTARAIPALLGRPYPVLPGQTPSDLSAPETSVPAASETTQTATTVTTTQIPAEWQAVTITDDFGDQVTIEQMPMRIVSLAPANTEILYALDLGEQIVGVTDYCNYPAEAKEKPKVGGYSTVNIERVVAAKPDLVVAAFGNTEEVVDHLRNLGLTVISLNPDSVEGTLHDIRLVGEATGRTAEAEHLAASMEERIGAVTKKTRTVSDPPTVVHAVWYDPIWVSGNATFQDELIHLAGGTNAFPDVDGWQIVTMERFITTDPDVIIVNSGTGMGEGGTDLIYHYFMEEPRFKNLKAIKNDRVYVIESDLIDRGGPRLVDALEEVAADIHPDLFGAKAAPTTGTPQTPGFGIGAAFTALAGAVILLRRT
- a CDS encoding WD40 repeat domain-containing protein, producing MRRTAGIVLLLLSVMAAGAGAAPWTTAWQKGTAEAAIDVALSGDGRTVAVLNGPALTLYDATGSLLWEAPASHAGSVDISTDGSLIVAGGENLRAYHRDGEIAFRHDTGFFALGSGISPDGSTIAAGFDNSSLMIFRQDSNGSFEAAHILTTPADVTTLDLAMNGSHIVTGDREGFIRYYTGEGRLLWSYKTGSDLLSLVITDDGSRIIAGMDHGVVGLLTANGREAWKQTAGDRMPAVAIAGDGTVAAIGADGITVHSISEDTEESVGTTGVTALSLSADGSGMAAAFENRSVALVTIGEESTPAVTTPQGRTETTPSTPPRTETDAIPPTDAAPSPALIVAALGGAVLLALKRR
- a CDS encoding DUF362 domain-containing protein; amino-acid sequence: MRTIVIPDLTGTHSRVVRAVVEAVEGAGGAPVIGYSPDGGAGTLRRLLAKTGIQDVIDECGCESVCLDDDTEMIPAPGALTFRRLMVAREVLDADAVICLPTLKSTCLNGYSGAVSFLCHYMPRAARIAYRRHVCSDPALYADLLLDVHATVPPSLSIMEGIAGIRGPDGPGFIMASTSSTVLDYTAAAAVGLDPLSVPTIGRAYGRGEGPGSLSEIRVFGTPPPGFSPGDGVVHPAGREKGPSLAVRLADRTLAARPLIDAERCTGCGVCADLCPTGAIRMKASALPRIRVAECIRCLRCQERCPADAVVVGLPLLARLFR
- a CDS encoding LemA family protein — its product is MDILTLVLIAVIVIVVLALIGWIVSIYNRFMSLKNSAEATIGQIRVAMKKRLDQIEQLLGAVRSYAAFEKETLTQVTEMRANVAKAGPGDLNEVERQSRSIFGRLLAVAEAYPDLKTQATVSDLMSSIKSIEDEIARQRYTYNNIAQQLNTMTETIPSNIVASLIHMQKLDYLEFEEEIQRAPKIEF